In one Bryobacteraceae bacterium genomic region, the following are encoded:
- the hemG gene encoding protoporphyrinogen oxidase → MSSNPERTGAPVVIIGGGISGLATAYYVAKSGRRPVIIEREPRLGGVITTEAIEGCVIEGGPDSFLSAKPAALELINELGLGDDVIDSNDHRRVTYIWKRGRLTPLPDGLMMMVPTRVLPVAFSRLLSVSSKVRMGLEYFRKPAPGDGRDRSVSDFIEDHYGREAVEYLAEPLLAGVFGGDPAELSATSTLTRFVELEKLHGSLTRGVLAGRKASGGAASGSLFKTLRRGLAQLVDALLPSIGTLVRGEAETVSASRGVRVNGEWIPARHVVLACPAHAASRLTAGADPELAKMLGAIGYSSSVTVAFGYRREQWDPPLDGFGFLVPKRERKPGEMVACTWVGTKFPNRVPDSHALLRCFIRGEEYDEAAVCDQLRRVMGVTVEPAFTRVFRWPRAMAQYTVGHGERQKLIDARMQGHDWLHLVGNGYHGIGIPDCVRLGRQAADRIAGSA, encoded by the coding sequence GTGAGTTCAAACCCTGAACGTACCGGAGCTCCGGTAGTCATCATCGGCGGCGGGATCTCTGGCCTCGCCACGGCGTACTATGTCGCCAAGTCCGGCCGACGGCCCGTAATCATCGAGCGTGAGCCTCGGCTCGGCGGCGTGATTACCACCGAAGCGATCGAGGGCTGTGTGATCGAAGGCGGGCCGGATAGCTTTCTCTCCGCGAAGCCCGCCGCGCTCGAACTCATCAACGAACTAGGCCTCGGCGACGACGTGATCGACTCGAACGATCATCGCCGCGTCACCTACATCTGGAAGCGAGGGCGCTTGACGCCCTTGCCCGACGGACTGATGATGATGGTGCCGACGCGCGTGCTGCCCGTCGCCTTCTCGCGGCTCCTCTCGGTTTCGTCCAAGGTCCGGATGGGCCTGGAGTATTTCCGCAAGCCCGCGCCGGGCGACGGCCGCGACCGATCCGTCTCCGACTTCATCGAGGATCACTACGGGCGCGAGGCTGTGGAGTACCTCGCCGAACCGTTGCTAGCCGGTGTCTTCGGCGGCGACCCGGCCGAGTTGAGCGCCACCAGCACGTTGACCCGGTTCGTCGAACTCGAGAAGCTACACGGCTCCCTGACCCGTGGCGTGCTCGCCGGCCGTAAGGCGTCCGGGGGAGCGGCATCCGGATCGCTGTTCAAGACACTCCGGCGGGGCTTGGCCCAGTTGGTGGATGCGCTGCTCCCCTCGATCGGGACGCTCGTGCGCGGCGAGGCCGAAACCGTGAGCGCGAGTCGCGGCGTTCGCGTGAACGGCGAATGGATTCCGGCGCGCCACGTGGTGCTGGCCTGTCCGGCCCACGCGGCGTCGCGGCTGACCGCCGGCGCGGATCCGGAACTGGCGAAGATGCTCGGCGCCATCGGTTACTCGTCGTCGGTGACCGTGGCGTTCGGATACCGCCGCGAGCAATGGGACCCGCCGCTCGATGGCTTCGGTTTTCTCGTGCCCAAACGCGAACGAAAGCCCGGCGAGATGGTGGCATGCACCTGGGTCGGGACGAAGTTTCCCAACCGTGTGCCCGACAGCCACGCGCTGCTGCGCTGCTTTATCCGTGGCGAAGAGTACGACGAGGCCGCCGTCTGCGATCAACTCCGGCGCGTCATGGGCGTGACGGTGGAGCCTGCGTTCACCCGCGTCTTCCGTTGGCCTCGCGCAATGGCGCAGTACACCGTGGGCCATGGCGAGCGCCAGAAGCTGATCGACGCCAGAATGCAAGGGCACGATTGGCTGCACCTCGTCGGTAACGGCTACCACGGCATCGGAATCCCGGACTGCGTCCGGCTGGGCAGGCAGGCGGCGGACCGCATCGCGGGATCCGCTTGA